AATATGTGCAGCTTGTGGAGTGCAGCTAGACTGAACTATATTATAACCTTTTCCTTGTTTGATTGTCTTCTAATTTATTTGATTTCATTATCTTCATGACATTACTTTTGATATCCAAGACATCAAGCATTTTCTTAAAGCTTATTCTACTGAAATAAGAAGCCATACAAGCAAAGGAAGTTAGGTCCTCTTTTGACGCAAGTTAAAACAAGAAAACCCCTGCTATAATTAGAGTAGTTCATCTCTCTAGTCTAGGCATCCTGCACCATATACTAGAAACCCTCCATGGCAATGGACTAACTAAAAACTATAAAACCTAATAAAATATTTTCTCCAGGGACCCGATAACAACGTAGAATGGCATCCTTTGACTCTAATGAATTATTTAATGGTGCATAAGTGTTTAAATATTCTTTACTCTGAAGAATGACATGCACACATAACATATTATAGATCACAAACAGATAAAAATGTTGGATGAATCTACTGCATTTATATTATACAGGAACACCAATTAGTACCTGTGGCACTGCACAATCAGCATGAGCTGGATCCCATAGCACAGAGTGAAAACACTCCCACTTCTTACTTTGAACTTCAAAAAGAGGTGCCCTGTCATGTAACAGATATTAACTTCTTGAGGCATCGAATAGGATTTTAGAATTATTCTAGAGGCTGAAACCACATTAAGGCAcatacttcctattctttgtcctcATTGCAGAATTTGAAATATATTTCCTAAAGATCATTATTTTCTGTAAGAACTTATTGTCACCTCTTTCAGATACATGAACAGCATGCCCTATTCATATAAAAGGATTCTATAGGGCAGAGAGTCTAAAGAGCTCATTCTATAGATACTTCAATACTTAAACTTTAATACTTAGCTTGCATCTGGTTTATCCTATAGGACCTAATTCTATAGCTCATTCTATGTAGGATAGAGTGCTATTATATGAAACTTAATGCACCCTTCTCCGTTCCAGTTCATATGCTTGAATTTGTTCCCCTACTATTAGTAAGTAAACGAATACCAGAAATCTACTTGATACAAGTAAAAAAGATAGGGTAAAAAACTTCGTAGATTTATGGTCAAGTAAAGAGGTGCAGAGAGTACGGTAGTTAACTGTTTAGTTAGCCTAAATTTTTTTATGTAATATATGTAATGCAGTTCTAATTTACATTGTTCATTTTCCAACCGATTGTTAATAAACAGTGGTTTAGCTACCATATTGTCCAGAAAACCCCCAATCTTTTTACACTAAAAGTCGGTTAGCCAATCTGGCCAGTCTGACTGCCTATCTTATAGACTTATACCCTTTGTTAAATATAACGATGTTTCATTCACATTTTTTTCCACCAAGAAGTTCATTTTTAAGTTATCTGAGAGAAACAATACTCTTAACAATCTAAGAAATTAAAGTGAAAAAGGAAGTCTTGCCATCTCCAATGGTTTCTTTATGTATTAAAAAAAGGACCATGCTTAAACACAGATCTAAGGAATAAAAACTAAAAAGATAAGCTTGGAATATCCAAAAAACTAAATTAATAAGCTTGACTGAATTAACAGCAGAGATAAATTTGTATGGGTCGCTTCTATCAGCTTCTCAGATATGTAGGGGGGATACATTACTTGAATAAAAAAAGAACTAACTTATCTTAAATTAAGAGAACTAAATATACCCTAGactatttagcaaaaaaaaatataCCCTAGACTAATCCTCAAATAATAAATCATATTTAAACCACATAATACTTTCCTAAATTCCCACAATTGCTGAAAATCAACTATTTTCTTATATCTTCCTCATAATAAAAAAATCTTTCTTGAGTTCTGTTTGTGTTTTCGATGAAGACACTTCGTGCTAGCAAATACCGAGACCAGTATAACACTCTAATTTATTTGCAATCCTAATTTAGCTGGAACTTTAAATGTAGAAATTACAGACCAAAACCAAGAATTGTACATTACAAAACTGGCTGTCCAATGTGGGAAATTTAGTTGGTTATATTATATACTTTGTTGGTGATGTCAGTTCAATTTATGTAAAAGAAAATGCTTAGCTTTCGTATGTATTATATCAGCAAAAATCCATGCCCATCGTATGTACTGTGTACAGTCATGATATCTCTATGTTACATGTATAACAGACAAACGCCAAATATTACGTAATAAGACCAGTTTATCACATAAAATACATCTCAGTCTTTATTTTAATGGAACTATTAAGTTGGCATGTAACACAGAGATGCCATGCTGCATTACAAATTGGAAAAGAGAAGAGGTTGCATACCTGCGCCACTTTCCACAAACAGTCCCATCAACGCCCTCCCCAGTACCAGATATGATACCACGGCATTGAAGCCAATTACAGACGGAACTGACTTTAGAGGGCTTCCATAAATTTCCTTCCTAACAAATTTAAAACAGGATTTATCTTCATCATAACTATCTAAGCTGCAAAAAGTGAACAAAGTCTTTCTACTGTACAAAAAAATTGGTTACCTGAAAGCTATCAGTAAGACTCATTTCAAGTGGTTCATTGAAATTATCATCCTCCCTGAACCAAAATAACGAAATGACAAAAGAATGATCTTCACAAGTAATTTTAATGCTTGTATGACGTGCATAAAGTAAATTGAGGATACAGCAATCTTGCTTGCAAATGTAAAGGAAATATTGATTAAAACAGTAGCAAATCTTCAGGTAAATTTATAGTTTAAAGGAATGAATTTTATGAACAAAAAGGACACAAGGCAAGTTTGAAGTGGTTAAACATGTACTAGCAGGCAGCAGCAAAAGGACAGTAAGGATAACAGGAGAAGTGTTTAGGCTGAACTATTGATATCAAGTATCCAAACAGTAATTTGAAATCGTTCAGGGACTTAAATATAGGTACATATACTAAACTATTTAGCTACAAGTATAATTCAGAGTAGATGATCAAACAGATAATTGATCATTCAAACAATACTCATGTCTCACGTATAAAAGAACATGTCATTACTACTTCGCACACCGCAAATGGAAGTTCATCAAAATATCCTAAAATAAAAAGAGTTTGAAGCTACTGATTGGACATACTTGGCGAGTGGACCAGACCACTTGGGAACCTCTGCTTGAAATTCCAGGCCGATTCGCACACTGGTGGTGTAAGGTCCCGTGTCTTCCAACATAGCTGCTATAGGGCCTAAGGCATTTCTGGAAATTGCAGTTCTACCTTTTCCCACCTCACTGCTATTACTCAGTGATCCTTTGGCAGGCAAATCGGGTTTTTTATGCTTCTTTTTTAAACAAGAGTGACAAAACCACTCGCTCCGAGGTAATTTTCTCCGCCGAAGGTAACAGCAAGAGATATGATATGCCTCTTCGCACTGATCACAAATTAGCATCTTCAGTGTTGTTTCTTGCTGATCACAAACTTTGCATGGCCGCATACAACTGCACTCGCTATTAGAACCTGGAACTTTAGGAGAAACACTAGTCCCAATACAGCAAACTCCTTTATGTAGCCCCAAGTTTTTAATAACAAGATTGCGTATATCATTTTCAGATAAATCTTCAAACAAGGATTTCTTAATAAATGCTTCAGATGACGAGCACTCGCCAGTGTCATCTCCTTCAGTCTTCATGGTAGGTGCACAGAGATCCCTATATGATTTTGATGAGGAACAGCTCTCGTTTACAAGGCAGTCATCTACGTTTCTGACCATAGCACATGTTAAGTCTACTACCAAATCAAGTTCTTTACTGAGATAACATCCACTAGATGCTAACCCTTTTGTGCATTTAGAAAGATGAATTACAGGATTTCTGGCAGAATCGGCATCAACATCCTCCTTGTTAGAGGTAGCCAATGATGATGCTTCGGAACTGATGACCAAAACAGAGCCACTACTTCGACTTGTGCTCGCAGATGTTTGGAAAGGGAATACAGTATCAGCATGTCTTGGATATTTCCTTCGCTGGAACGAACTAGTTGGTGTAGAATTCTTGTGCATATTACCCACGATTGAATGTTGGGAAGCATTGGCGAAATTCATTGGGCATGTGTTATAGTCATTTTTCCTCTCCATGCCTAGAAAGGCTCGAAGAATTCCTTTGCGGATTTCTAATCACTCGTATCTGTACTCAGCCACTGACAGATAAAATCGAGTCAGCAGCTTGAATGGAAGCTAGGAAAAATCTGTCTTTCAAAATAATTAACACATCCAAGTTAACTTCCTTTACACTTGGATCAAAACAACAAAGAAAATAAGCTCAAGACTTTCAACTTCCAAGTGCAACCGCATAACCAAAAGATCATCACGTGAAGATCCATCTCTAAGAAACAAACCTTAAGTTGCTCTATATTAACTAAACGGAAAATCCTATAATTTATCACTAAAGCTAAAAAGAATCTCTTACCCAGTGACCATCACCTCTTCACACTTCTATAACTCATGATATTTTGATGTTCGTTTTGATTTCCATAGGGTCGAATTTAATGTGTAAAGCTACCTTAAACCTGTAACCTAATACTTAAAAGAAATACCGACAAATTAATCTAATAAAACATGCTTAACTTTGTGTACATAATCTACTTAAAACTACAGCTATCACGAAGAATCACGAAGAAGGCCCAAGCCCAATAAATAAATGGTCATTAGTCCGGTAAGCATATAGTGGTCAACTAAAGAAGGGTAAAAGAGTATTTTCTGAAACAAAAGTATGTAGATTGTTTGTCGAGGTAAGATGGATGGGTACATGAAAATTATTACATGTTTATATTGAGAATTGTTTTGTCTCCATGTAGAGGGAGAGACTCACTTCTCGAAGAGTGATGAGTTGTAATCACAACTATCATTCTTAATTAAAAAATCAAATCTTATTTTGGCATCTGTTTTCAATAATATAGAGGTCTTGCTTTAATTTCTaacaagttggtatcagagcggtGAAATATACAAAAAGAACAAGTGCACCTCCTTCAAATCAACATTGTATAGAGATGTTTGAGATGGTTGTTTGAGCATGGTTTGGGCGATCTTTGTGCTACGGTGGTTGGATATATCGCACTGGTAGTCCCTGCTATTACTCGAAACATGCAAAACACTTTAGTAGAGTATCTCTTTGGTTTGATGGATCAAACAATGCGGCGACTTGAAGCCCGAATTTCTATGCAAAGGACCAACAAGAAACAATGGTTAAAAAGTGGAGGAGCAAAGGTGTTCTATAAGATGTGATCATCCATTTCAACCCTCAAGGTCAAGGTCGCGAAGGCGAGCCTAGGAGAGGTGTTAAACTAGTCTACAGAAATGACGAGGGGAATACAGTTTGAGTATCGGGTAAAGAGGAGATCTGGACCGACCTGAGGGTTCATGTTTTGCTTCCGTCAAATTGGGCGAAATGAAGGAGGATTCAACAAATCTAGGTAAGGGTTGATAATTGAAGGATGTAGAAGTTGAACTTGCTGGTGTTTGAACGGAACCAACCCAAATGGTTGGATACTCTATTACAGTTCAACATGAATCATCATCATCCCCTCCTAAGCTTTTTCAATAAAAACTCGGATCAATTATCAATTGCCAGACCATTGGGAGGTCACGAAGTTGAGTAATAAGGAGTTACAATCAGAAGAGGCAAAGGATGAATGTTTCATTGTGACTAGAAATGGTCATAGTGAATTGAGTGTAATATTCATGAATGGGGAAGTTGGGAGGAGGATGAATATGGACAACTATAGTCAAACTCGAACTCGAGTAACAATGTCAACTTCTTAAACTGTTGTCCATTTGGAGATATCATTAAAATCGGTAGCAAGAATTATGAGTCCATGAACCCTGAAGTTGTTGTTGGTAGAAGTATTGGGTGAGGAGGTGATTTTGGTGATTGATCCAAGCACAACACATAATTTCATATCAACGGAGACAATACAAACATTAGGGTCATTGATGACCGATACAAAAAAAAATTCGACATATCCTTGGCGACCGTGGAGATGGTGCAAGGGCAAGGGGAATGTAAGACGGTGATGTTAAACCTGCGAATGGTAACAAAAGTAGAAGATTTTTTGCCCTTGTCATTGGATACCTCTAGATTATTAAGAAAAGTAGCCAAAATAAGGCTCAATTCTTTAATTAAGAATGATATTTGTGATTACAGCTCATCACTCTTCCATAGGCGATTCTCTCCTTCTCACGAACTATTCTCACTAACTAGAGACAAAACAATTCTCGGCATATATCCGAAATCATTTTCTTGTACCTATTTATCCTTATTCATAATAACATTTTACACCCTTCTATTTTGGAAAAGACTCTTTAAACTTTATCTAAATAACAATTATATGCTTACTGGACTAATGAACATTACTGTTGTGGAATAAAACTAGGGTTCGTTAGTATTTATGTTAGGGTTTGTgagtttcgagctttaatggttgtTCACGCGGTGGGGACCGACTgtcctcgcaagatgcctacgtatctctgtattgtagataatcaagccaaaaacgtagttctaggttgaggggtagatccctttatatagaggtaagtctagggttagacttgtgttgggagacttggtggacaagtctccagcttagatggtaattaggactcCAGTAAGACAAGGGATTCTAGATCCTTCCTTCTAGGAGTTAGTGTTCATGTTGGACGTCATGACTCTGTTCTTTCAGCCGTATTGGGCCAAGTCCGTGAACAGCTTttgttcgtggaccttgacgaccttgGCTCGTGGGACTTGACGATTTGGACCGTCTTTAGTCTGTAACAGGCCTTGATCAACCTGGTTTATATTGGGATTTGGACAAGAATTCCAAGcgtaattaatgcgacatttaatgtgtctttaggtTGTATCTTATATCCATATCAATTACTTTATTGGGTCTTCTAGCGTAAGTCGTGTAGTTTTTAAGTGGGTTCCTTGCACAAAGTTAGGCAGTTTTTATTAGATTAATTTGTCAATTTTTTTCTTTACAATTTATTAGATATCAATTTAAAAGGTGAGGGACCTGGCGGCACTGCAACAAAGTGTAGTGGAGGTAAAGAAGGATGAGAGTGATCATTGAAGAAGGTGAGGTGGAGAGATGAGGCAGGCCCGAAGGTGACAATAGGCGGTGGAGGAGAAGCGGTAAGGAGAGGAGAGGGGTAGAATTTATGTGGTTATTATTAGCTCCATTAGTGGCCTCCAATCTCCAAATAACCACCAGCGATGTACTCCTTCATCATCTATGATCTCCAACTTCATCATGACCTCCAACCTCTTCCCACCGATGATGTCCTCCTTCATCAGCTCTGATCTTCAGCTACATAATCTCCAACTTCTTCCCACCGATCTACTCCTTCATAAGCTCCAATCGTCGACACTTATCATTGTCTCTGATCTCTTTCTTTATAACTTTTGCATCATTCTTCTCTATCTTCCCATAGTAATTTTCCCTTATCTCCATCATCACAACCCTCCCAATACTACCACCACTTGCCATCATCACAACCCTCCCAATACTACCACCACTTGCAATCATCACAATGGTGTATCCAAGTATTTACATATTTGTTCAAATTATTAACTATTTTAGTTTTGGACTCTTGTTTGTAAAATATTTATAGTTTGGTGTAATTTTTTGGTGAAATTTCATTTTAATTTTTGATACTTTTGGAATTTTTCTAACATGATATTTGTTCATTCCGTTCTAACTTCTCATCCAAACATTTTCATTAGAGTAAGCCTTTATGTTAAACGATCAATATCCTGCAAAATTCACCATGTCATTCAATTCTTAAAAGGTCTTTAACATTAGGACGTGATGTTTGAATAgataatttagatcttaattgAATACAAACGGTTCATAGCAAAAGCATAAATCCTAATTGAATACTACTAGATTTTAAATGACCTTTTATTATGATCAAATACCTATTGACTTTTAAAATTTAGAACAATCGAGGCAAAACTTCTTCTCCGGTTGCCAAGACAACCCATCTGCCTATGTGTTTTGAATTTCTCATCAACTATTCATCTTACCAGCTTATTAAACATGATCATGTATCTAATCAAGATCCTCGACTAATCTTAACACAATTAACAAAGGCCTAGATATCATATTTCAAATCTAGATCAACAATCAAGTACAGAAATATCAACATATATAATTCTATGTATGAACCGAAAAcattaaataatcaaaaaaatatacacacacagatatacatatatacaaacaAACAGAGAAAGATATAATACCTGAGCGATGTTGCAAGAAGGTAGAATCTGGGTGTTGAAGAAAAATGAAGAGTTGTGACCCTTAAAGCCTACTTTGAAGCCTGACAAGGCAAACACAACACAAGCAATGAACCTCTTATGTTAAAGCCCAAAACAACATAAATCttatttatatttttcttttaactCTTGGAAAATCTATCATCATGTATCATTTTTGTTAACAACAATCTTGGTTCCTGCGACCTTTGAGAAAAGTTGTGCATAAAATTTGGAGATGCGGagaatttataatattaattgtATAGGGTTAAGTTGTAcgaacaatttttttttaagaCCACTTATGTTCCGTAAGTTAAATATTGCATAAAAACATTACAAAACATATTATTTGTGAATCATGCTCTAGAAagatctttattttatttaaaatcttgaatatcatatatgtactgcatgtaaaacattacaaaaatattttattctgcaaaatatgttaagtttgcagaatatttgttcagcttgcagaacatacacattctacttattaaacttaaatgatcttcaataattttaatgaattagtaaTACTCGtagaacatacttcacaaaataatatattttatagtgtttTAATTGCAGAACATATGTGGCCTACAAGATCTCCGATAAAAAAATGGTCTTCATATAATTTTTCTCTAATTGTATATAGTGTACTCAAAATAAATGTGTATGTACTTGAcaaaaatatgtatatttattttatctATAATATTAACTTGCCTATAGTGTACTCAAAAGAAATATGTATATACTTAACAAAAATATGTATATTTGCTTTATCTATTTTGCAAGATGTGCATAATAAGATTAATATATATTTAGTTGTTTGTTATATTTAGAATATCTACCGAATAATTATTAGACGGGGTTTCCTAAATATTgcaaatatattaaaaataataatatatgtcAGTATTTCTAATAGGGATGCTTGTAAAGATGTGTAACATATAGATGGCAGATATCTAATAGGGTTTCCTAAATATtgcaaatatattaaaataataatatatgccAGCATTTTAATAGGGATGCTTATAAAGGTATGTAACACATAAATAACAGGTATCTTCAGTGTCATCGTCAAAGAGATGAGAATACTCAAAAATGTCAAAAAAGTTGTCAATTTTTGACATCATCCTTAAATAATAAACTTGTATTATGtgtatatattatatttttcttttttattgTATCATATTCATTTATTTATAGAATATGGGAATAACTTAAAAAGGTGttaaatattatagattaaaatTGTTATAATTGACAAGGAAAGAAgagaataaaaaataattatttttagctAGTTAACAAATTTTGATGTCCCTAAAAGTTACCTACCGAAGATGCTACGAAACCCTCTTAACATTGGGAACGAGGTGTTTATGAGAAAAAACATTACAAACATTACAAACAAGGTACTTAAACGATCACTACATAAATAAATTCAATGCTAACATTACAAACAAGATACTTAAATTATCTTCAcataaattaaattatatttacaCTATTACTAACTTACTAATATGTGACAAATTAATTAAGGAAAACTTTTATTAAACGTAGTAGATACGAACAGTGTTACGGATTTTAGAAATCGGAACTATTCGGTTGAGATGCCGATTTGCAATTTATCAtaagattttaaaataatctaaTAATTTATCGGAAATTTATCGAATTTGTCAAATATTTTTGGCCAAATATTGGCGATTTTTAAAAAGTTGACCGATTTCTATGATCCCGTGGACTATACTGGGAGTGTAAACGAGTCAAATCGTTCATGAGCTACTCGAACTAGACTCTTAAAATATTCAAATTCGGCTCGGTATTAATTTAGCCAAACTCGACCCCTAACTATTTGATATTTTATAGAGCCGAACCAGAGTTTTAAATTACTCGGCTCGTAAGATTACGTGGCTTATCGAGTCtctattatttttatttctttatcatagtatttttatataaatatctAATATTTTCTTTAGAAttaatatatttattcaaattaaaTTCGAGCCAAACGATCGTATTTTGAGTTTTCATTTATATTTTATGGAAATCGATTTTATCTTTCAAGCCGAATTCGAGCCTATCAATTTTTTTATGAGCCAAATGTTTAGCTTAATATTAAAGCTTAGATCGAACTCGAGCTCAAACCCGAACTTTAGAATCGAGTTCGAGCCGCGCCTAACAGTTGATATATGAAATATTTATTAAACGAAAAATAAATTATGAATTATATGAATCAGAAGAATAAAATCAATATTATTAtctataacaatcaaaactccTTAACACATGGTGATTTAAAGACTTATATAAAGAAATTAAACTTTAATAAAATAACCTAATAGACTAAAACTCATAATAATGGAGCTTTGTTATATATCAACTACTTAACTAATAAATTTCGAAGTAGATAAATAGTCCtattaataaatataaaacaATTATTATCTAATAGATTAATTCTTTATTTTTCGATTCTCATCAATTGGAAAAGGGATCATTATTTTATAGGAGATAACATTATTTTTGGGGATTCTTTTCTTATTTTTGGAATGATTTTCTCATCGTTTATTATAATACCAGGTTCTGACACAATACTTaatcaaatcacaatatgctaTTGAAGGGTTTCGAACATCAAAACCCGCGAAAAAAACGCAAAAAATAAATTAACATAGAATCCTTCACAAGATCTATGCGAAAAGAAAAGATTTAATTCATAGATTAAGAATTAATACCTTAAGAAGTTTCAACGGTCTGATTATGATGCGGATATGGAGGTCTAAAGTAATAGTAATCACCACGGGATCGCGACAAATAACAATAATTACGTAGATTGAGCGATCTACGTTTGGCGATATCCACACGAACGTTTATTCTTTCGCTGACGAATGTACTAAATCCGAAAATTATTATTTAGTCTATCCACTCTTGTGTAAGGGAGGCTAGGGCTCTAATAAAAGGATAGAATTTTGataaatatatgaaaaatattaaataaactcCTTTTGGATGCTAGGGTTTTAATAAGAGGCCAGAATATGATAAACATATGGCATATATTGAACTAGCTACTCTTTTTCTCCAAAGTAGGCTATGGTTTTAACCAGAGACTAGAATATTATATGACATAAAGAGCTATTCATATAGAAGAATGAATATTGTGGCCCATAAAAATATAGAGAAGAATAAGTGTTCTTATTCTGTTCCAATTAGAATTAGTTATAATTATCTATAAAGATATAGAGAATAATAAGTATTCTGATTCTATTTCAATTAGAATTAATTATAATTCTAGCTAAAATTAActtaaacaattatttatatCATGAATTCTATATAATCTGGAACACAGATTTATAATTGGCCTTTAAGAATTCTATTCCATCTAGAAAATTCATGCATATTTGATTTAAACTATTATAATAAATCTTTTAGTAATTGATTATAATTCTACTTCCATCAAATATACTTCTTAATAGTATATCCAACGGTGATTATAATCTACTTTAAAATTTAACAGTTCTTATAATATTGGTCGTCACgtaaaaatattttgaaaatatttaactAGATTTATGGACAATAAGAAGTATTTTAATAATTCTCAAGAAAAAGTATTTTAATAATACATTATTGTTATTCAAATAAAAACAACCATATCAATAAGTGTTGGCATACATtataataatttcaaaaaaatatctTTAAGATACACATTGGGCCATGTTTCGACTTAAAAAAATAAATACTTTGGCTTGCAAAACAAGTTTGCTTTTTGTCTTAAACGGTTaatataaaaacaatttttttttgaagATAATTAATATCCAGTAGCTGCGACAAAGTCTAGGGCTGTAAGGATAGTTTTATACTCATCTGCTTCTGGAAATAAAAagtcattttttaatttttagttaaAGTTACATGTGTAGAAAAAAGGCCCCAAATAATACTATTGGGTGAAATGACCCTCAATATTACTTTTTGAATAATTGGCCCAAATGTCACTAAAAAACGGagtttcacttgaaattttttattttaatgaaAAAGGGAGTTACGTATTctattttcaattatttttaaaaaaaaaattgaaacgcAACTTCAATTCATGTTTAAGGTGGACAAAAAGCAAactcaaaattattttttaatattaactCATTTTAAATTTGCGTCACAATGCAGTTCCGTTTTAATTTTTCCTAGCTCCAGTGCGTGACATCCAAGAATACTTGCATAagtttcacaaataaataattgaCTTATCTGAAAGAAAATACACACGGAACACGTACACGTGGCCCAGTGGCCGCCTCCACTTCCCACGTTGTATGAGTATATTTCTGGAAACAGACACACTGAGAGATGAACACAAAGTAACTGCCAATCTCAAAAGTTTTGGTTTTTTGATTGCTGTTCCTGCTTCTGTAGCTTTACTCACAGTCACAGCTCAACTCTTCATTTTCTTAACACAGGtatgttatttatttatttatcttctATTTTTTTTGCTAACGAGCtatgttattttttatttttaactagGCACACAATATATACGTCAAATATTTTAATTTCAAGCTTGAGTTCGAACACACAAACATGCAACTCTGTTAAATTGTAGTGTGTTCTCGATAAACAAGCAATTTCTTGCTTTTTATAAACGAAAGGGTATATATTAAGTAACCAATTTCTCTTAAATCGTAACAAACCTAATAACTATATCATCACTATAACTTCTATTAGTATATTCTAACAATGAGCTTTGTCAAATTTACAACTTGCATTGATTATATTTCATTTAAACATGAGTCTTTTTATGTATGAGAATTTGGTTCTAATGGTACGAGGTCtttgtaattttataaatataagtGTTGTGAAATTTGATATTCGGTGAAACTTTAACAGAAGGGGGAGATGGAATCATTGGCAAGATTATCAGGAAAGCAA
The sequence above is drawn from the Apium graveolens cultivar Ventura chromosome 2, ASM990537v1, whole genome shotgun sequence genome and encodes:
- the LOC141708733 gene encoding uncharacterized protein LOC141708733 yields the protein MERKNDYNTCPMNFANASQHSIVGNMHKNSTPTSSFQRRKYPRHADTVFPFQTSASTSRSSGSVLVISSEASSLATSNKEDVDADSARNPVIHLSKCTKGLASSGCYLSKELDLVVDLTCAMVRNVDDCLVNESCSSSKSYRDLCAPTMKTEGDDTGECSSSEAFIKKSLFEDLSENDIRNLVIKNLGLHKGVCCIGTSVSPKVPGSNSECSCMRPCKVCDQQETTLKMLICDQCEEAYHISCCYLRRRKLPRSEWFCHSCLKKKHKKPDLPAKGSLSNSSEVGKGRTAISRNALGPIAAMLEDTGPYTTSVRIGLEFQAEVPKWSGPLAKEDDNFNEPLEMSLTDSFQEGNLWKPSKVSSVCNWLQCRGIISGTGEGVDGTVCGKWRRAPLFEVQSKKWECFHSVLWDPAHADCAVPQEVDTDRVLKDLKYLEMLKPRLAARKRKLDCSKNLDADDPDEDARNTHTF